The following coding sequences lie in one Megalodesulfovibrio gigas DSM 1382 = ATCC 19364 genomic window:
- a CDS encoding anion permease, translating to MQRVLKMLAPVLLGLVLWLLPAPAGLTPAAWAYFSLFAAVVLALVLEPIPPALAGLVGVTVAAVFRLVPLAPDKAPSPGEALKWALSGFSDGTVWLIFGAFMFALGYEKTGLGKRLGLTLIKRMGKKTLGLGYAVALADLILAPFMPSNTARSGGTIFPIIKNIPPLYGSTPENNPRGLGAYLMWTALATTCVTSSLFLTGLAPNVLAQSLVEKTAKITLNWNYWFMSVLPVGVILFLATPLLTYIIYPPTQKTSENAPIWAAEELEKLGPISGREISMALLAVGALLGWIFLKDYVNGTTVALVVICVMVTAKVVSWEDVLGYKQAWNVLAWFATLVTLADGLSKTGFLKWFAGTASAYMQGFSPTATLLGLVVLFFVSHYMFASVTAHVAALLPVMLAAAMAVPGLDMTVASMALCATLGIMGIITPYGTGPSPIYFGSGYIKSKEFWYLGFIFGTIFLAVFLLVGFPWILMRG from the coding sequence ATGCAACGCGTCCTGAAGATGCTGGCCCCGGTGCTGCTGGGCCTCGTGCTCTGGCTGCTGCCGGCCCCGGCAGGCCTGACCCCTGCCGCCTGGGCGTATTTTTCCCTGTTTGCCGCCGTGGTGCTGGCCCTGGTGCTGGAGCCCATTCCCCCCGCCCTGGCCGGCCTGGTGGGCGTGACCGTGGCCGCCGTGTTCCGTCTGGTGCCCCTGGCTCCAGACAAGGCGCCCAGCCCTGGGGAGGCCCTCAAGTGGGCGCTTTCCGGCTTTTCCGACGGCACGGTGTGGCTTATCTTTGGCGCGTTCATGTTCGCCCTGGGCTACGAGAAGACCGGCCTGGGCAAGCGCCTGGGGCTGACGCTCATCAAGCGAATGGGCAAGAAGACCCTGGGCCTGGGCTACGCCGTAGCCTTGGCGGATCTCATCCTCGCGCCGTTCATGCCGTCCAACACGGCCCGCAGCGGCGGCACCATCTTCCCCATCATCAAGAACATTCCGCCCCTGTACGGCTCCACTCCCGAGAATAACCCCCGCGGGCTGGGTGCGTATCTGATGTGGACGGCCCTGGCCACCACCTGCGTCACGTCCTCCCTGTTCCTCACCGGCCTGGCGCCCAACGTGCTGGCGCAGTCCCTGGTGGAGAAGACGGCCAAGATCACCCTGAACTGGAACTACTGGTTCATGAGCGTGCTGCCCGTGGGCGTGATTCTGTTTCTGGCCACGCCGCTGCTGACGTACATCATCTATCCGCCCACGCAGAAGACGTCCGAAAACGCCCCCATCTGGGCGGCGGAAGAACTGGAGAAGCTGGGCCCCATCAGCGGGCGCGAAATCAGCATGGCGCTGCTGGCCGTGGGCGCGCTCCTGGGCTGGATTTTCCTGAAGGATTACGTGAACGGCACCACCGTGGCGCTGGTGGTCATCTGCGTCATGGTGACGGCCAAGGTGGTGAGCTGGGAAGACGTGCTGGGCTACAAGCAGGCCTGGAACGTGCTGGCCTGGTTCGCCACCCTGGTGACGCTGGCCGACGGCCTGAGCAAGACGGGCTTTCTCAAGTGGTTTGCCGGCACGGCCTCGGCGTACATGCAGGGCTTTTCGCCCACGGCCACGCTGCTGGGGCTGGTGGTGCTGTTCTTCGTCAGCCATTACATGTTCGCCAGCGTTACGGCGCACGTGGCGGCGCTGCTGCCGGTGATGCTCGCCGCGGCCATGGCCGTGCCCGGGCTGGACATGACCGTGGCCTCCATGGCCCTGTGCGCCACGCTGGGCATCATGGGCATCATCACGCCGTACGGCACCGGCCCTTCGCCCATCTATTTCGGGTCCGGCTACATCAAGAGCAAGGAATTCTGGTACCTGGGCTTCATCTTTGGCACCATTTTCCTGGCGGTGTTCCTGCTGGTGGGCTTCCCCTGGATTCTGATGCGCGGCTGA
- a CDS encoding sigma-54-dependent transcriptional regulator, with protein sequence MSTTLFPAFGILIVDDEPAWLRSLSLTLESSAGITNTYLCQQSTEVMGLLDNKDHGGIGLVLLDLTMPGLSGEELLERIAERHPEVVCIIISGVNQLDTAVRCMKLGAFDYYVKTDEEDRIVSGVLRAVRMLELREENRAVSSRLVAGGPAHPEAFAGIVTRSRSMLAVFAYVEAVARSSQPLLVTGESGVGKENIVRAAHALSGRQGRFVAVNVAGLDDIMFADTLFGHVRGAYTGADAARKGMVEEAAGGTLFLDEIGDLSPASQVKLLRLLQEGEYYPLGSDQPRRLRARVIVATHRNLPAAEAEGRFRRDLYYRLRTHQVHIPALRERKEDIAPLLQHFLAQAAAEMDKPTPTPPRELAGCLAAYAFPGNIRELKAMVYDAVSLHKGRVLSMASFLTAMGINQTMKPETACAPAVNPFHQFERLPSFAEAAELLVEAAMARAGGNQTMAARLLGISQPALSKRLKQMHNGEEGA encoded by the coding sequence ATGAGCACCACCCTGTTTCCCGCCTTCGGCATCCTCATTGTGGACGACGAGCCGGCCTGGCTGCGGTCCCTGTCCCTGACGCTGGAATCCTCGGCCGGCATCACCAACACGTACCTGTGCCAGCAGAGCACCGAGGTCATGGGCCTGCTGGACAACAAGGACCACGGCGGCATCGGCCTGGTGCTGCTGGATCTGACCATGCCCGGCCTCTCCGGCGAGGAACTGCTGGAGCGCATTGCCGAACGACATCCCGAGGTGGTCTGCATCATCATCAGCGGCGTCAACCAGCTGGATACGGCCGTGCGCTGCATGAAGCTGGGGGCCTTCGATTATTACGTCAAGACCGACGAGGAAGACCGCATCGTCAGCGGCGTGCTCAGGGCCGTGCGCATGCTGGAGCTGCGCGAGGAGAACCGGGCCGTCTCCAGCCGGCTGGTGGCCGGCGGGCCGGCGCACCCCGAGGCCTTTGCCGGCATTGTCACCCGGTCCCGGTCCATGCTGGCGGTATTTGCGTATGTGGAGGCCGTGGCCCGGAGCAGCCAGCCCCTGCTGGTGACGGGGGAATCCGGCGTGGGCAAGGAAAACATCGTCCGCGCGGCCCACGCCCTGAGCGGCCGGCAGGGCCGGTTTGTGGCCGTGAATGTGGCCGGGCTGGACGACATCATGTTTGCGGATACCCTCTTCGGCCATGTGCGCGGGGCCTATACCGGGGCAGACGCGGCCCGCAAGGGCATGGTCGAGGAAGCCGCAGGCGGGACGCTGTTTCTGGACGAAATCGGGGACTTGAGCCCGGCGTCCCAGGTCAAGCTGCTGCGCCTCTTGCAGGAGGGGGAATATTATCCCCTGGGCAGCGACCAGCCCCGCCGGCTGCGGGCGCGGGTCATCGTGGCCACCCACCGCAACCTGCCCGCTGCCGAGGCCGAGGGGCGCTTCCGGCGGGATCTGTACTACCGCCTGCGCACGCATCAGGTGCATATTCCGGCCCTGCGCGAGCGCAAGGAAGACATCGCGCCCCTGCTGCAGCATTTTTTGGCCCAGGCTGCGGCCGAAATGGACAAGCCGACCCCGACGCCGCCTCGGGAGCTGGCCGGCTGCCTGGCGGCGTATGCCTTTCCCGGCAACATCCGCGAACTCAAGGCCATGGTCTACGATGCCGTGAGCCTGCACAAGGGCCGCGTGCTCTCCATGGCCAGCTTTCTGACGGCCATGGGAATCAATCAGACGATGAAGCCCGAGACCGCCTGCGCCCCGGCGGTCAATCCCTTTCATCAATTCGAGCGGCTGCCCAGTTTCGCCGAGGCTGCCGAGCTGCTGGTGGAAGCGGCCATGGCCCGTGCCGGCGGCAATCAGACCATGGCCGCCCGGCTTCTGGGCATCTCCCAGCCGGCCCTGAGCAAACGGCTCAAGCAGATGCACAACGGCGAGGAAGGGGCATAA
- a CDS encoding transporter substrate-binding domain-containing protein has product MRCALLLALLLPALLLTPDASPAEEVPGILRPVIIGGDRDYPPYEFLDKDGLPAGFNVDISRAVAEAMGLKVEFRLGTWSDMRTGLMEGTIHILQGMSYSEERSQQVDFAPHTIVNHAIFGRRGFAPVATLDDLAGKQVIMHRGGIMHDTLAGKGFGKDLILTDTPADGLRLLASGQGDYAVVAMLPGIYIIRENKLDNIQTVARTVFTVRYGYAVKKGNEALLARFSEGLAILRETGRYQAIHDKWLGVLEARRMPWETVGVAVAAVVTPLLLLLIGSMVWTRSLRRQVAQRTESLSMALEELSRNQRQLVQADKMAALGILVSGVAHEINNPNGLILLNIPILRKAQADAGRLLDERYEVEGEFTLGGIPYSRMRQELPRMLEEMQEGALRIKRIVNDLKDFARMEEDAGRSLIDVNDASAKAVRLVEPTIRKCTEHFSTCYEPDLPLVWGHSQRIEQVIVNLVLNACQALPDRSRGIEIFTRHDAAAGKVILCVRDQGVGILPEHLPHLTDPFFTTKRETGGTGLGLSVSAGILKEYGGMLTFESLPGHGATACIELPAAVSDEAGEHTGSAA; this is encoded by the coding sequence GTGCGGTGTGCGCTGCTGTTGGCGCTGCTGTTGCCGGCGCTGCTGCTGACGCCGGACGCCTCGCCCGCCGAGGAGGTGCCCGGCATCCTGCGGCCGGTGATCATCGGCGGCGACCGCGATTACCCGCCCTACGAATTCCTGGACAAGGACGGCCTGCCTGCCGGCTTCAATGTGGACATCAGCCGCGCCGTGGCCGAGGCCATGGGCCTGAAGGTGGAATTTCGCCTGGGCACCTGGTCGGACATGCGCACCGGCCTCATGGAAGGCACCATCCATATCCTGCAGGGCATGTCCTATTCCGAGGAACGCAGCCAGCAGGTGGACTTCGCGCCGCACACCATCGTCAACCACGCCATCTTCGGCCGCCGGGGCTTTGCCCCCGTGGCCACCCTGGACGACCTGGCCGGCAAGCAGGTCATCATGCATCGCGGCGGCATCATGCACGACACCCTGGCCGGCAAGGGCTTCGGCAAGGATCTGATCCTCACGGACACGCCGGCGGACGGTCTCCGGCTCCTGGCCTCGGGGCAGGGCGACTACGCCGTGGTGGCCATGCTGCCGGGCATCTACATCATCCGCGAAAACAAGCTGGACAACATCCAGACCGTGGCCCGCACCGTGTTCACCGTGCGCTATGGCTATGCCGTGAAAAAGGGCAACGAGGCGCTCCTGGCCCGGTTCAGCGAGGGGTTGGCGATCCTGCGGGAAACCGGCCGCTATCAGGCCATTCACGACAAGTGGCTGGGCGTGCTGGAGGCCCGGCGCATGCCCTGGGAAACCGTGGGTGTGGCCGTGGCCGCGGTGGTGACGCCTTTGCTGCTGCTGCTCATCGGATCCATGGTCTGGACGCGCAGCCTGCGCCGGCAGGTGGCCCAGCGCACGGAATCCCTCTCCATGGCCCTGGAGGAGCTTTCCCGCAACCAGCGCCAACTGGTGCAGGCGGACAAAATGGCCGCCCTGGGCATCCTCGTCTCCGGGGTGGCGCATGAGATCAACAATCCCAATGGTCTGATTCTGCTCAATATCCCCATCCTGCGCAAGGCCCAGGCCGATGCCGGCCGGCTGCTGGACGAGCGCTACGAGGTGGAGGGAGAATTCACCCTGGGCGGCATTCCCTACAGCCGCATGCGCCAGGAGCTGCCGCGCATGCTGGAAGAGATGCAGGAAGGCGCGCTGCGGATCAAGCGCATCGTCAACGATTTGAAAGACTTCGCCAGGATGGAGGAAGACGCCGGCCGCTCGCTGATTGACGTCAACGACGCCTCGGCCAAGGCCGTGCGGCTGGTGGAGCCCACCATCCGCAAGTGCACGGAGCATTTTTCCACCTGCTATGAGCCGGATCTGCCCCTGGTCTGGGGGCATTCCCAGCGCATCGAGCAGGTGATCGTCAATCTGGTGCTCAATGCCTGCCAGGCCCTGCCAGATAGAAGCCGGGGCATTGAGATCTTCACCCGGCACGATGCTGCCGCGGGCAAGGTGATTCTCTGCGTGCGGGATCAGGGCGTGGGCATTCTGCCGGAGCACCTGCCGCACCTGACGGACCCGTTCTTCACCACCAAGCGCGAGACCGGCGGCACCGGCCTCGGCCTGTCCGTCTCCGCAGGTATTTTGAAGGAATACGGCGGGATGTTGACATTTGAATCCCTGCCCGGGCACGGCGCCACGGCCTGCATTGAGCTGCCGGCGGCGGTGTCCGACGAGGCCGGGGAGCACACCGGGAGCGCCGCATGA
- a CDS encoding PP2C family protein-serine/threonine phosphatase has product MASDSSAPVPECLPPRQALSTESTGAEVLPLAKVIVEKSPAVLFRRLNDEAHRLVYVSENISRYGYAACEFLEGRREFADIVHPDDRDRLAAEIKEYARLERVEYTQEYRLVSPGGQVFWVHDETLAERDEQGRITHYQGIVMDITARRQAEDALRQANLIVERSPIILFRRTAGATGLEYVSQNVSRYGYDPEALRLGTLSFLDIVHPEDHASLVSQVRAARLAGKDEYAMRYRIRTATGELRWIDDVTTVDFDARGEPLHYQGVLADVTERVRAEEALRKSEEKHRRILETAAEGFIMMDAELRLVSCNEAYAAMLGYSPHELLGRRPHEWSTPEFRAFLVANRKRLLAQDRRSFEGSLVARDGTVVPVLVHGNTLRDPEGNFLNHIAFVTDISTQKKALALAEEVQRSLLPSGPPRWNGLEVAGRMAASESIGGDYYDYFDLPASYPGWLGVVVGDIAGHGVDAALLMTTARAFLRQRVQLPGELAEVMMDLNRALVRDMGDSGRFMTCFQLLINCCEHHPEALTRLCWVRAGHDPALLYDPETDCFTELDGPGLPLGIVEDYPFESRTLDSIRPGMVIAVGTDGIWEAMDTQGQLYGKERFKEVLRRHSRASAVDMVDAVFQDVGRFCQGVRFQDDVTLVIIKLVGAVPHA; this is encoded by the coding sequence ATGGCGTCAGATTCTTCCGCTCCGGTCCCCGAGTGTCTCCCCCCCCGGCAGGCGTTGTCCACGGAGAGCACCGGCGCAGAGGTGCTGCCCCTGGCCAAGGTCATCGTGGAAAAAAGCCCGGCCGTGCTCTTTCGTCGCCTCAATGACGAGGCCCACCGCCTGGTCTACGTGTCCGAGAACATCAGCCGCTACGGCTATGCCGCGTGCGAGTTTCTGGAAGGCCGCCGCGAATTCGCCGACATCGTCCACCCCGATGACCGCGACCGTCTGGCTGCGGAAATCAAGGAATATGCCAGGCTGGAGCGGGTGGAATACACCCAGGAATACCGCCTGGTGAGTCCCGGCGGTCAGGTGTTCTGGGTGCATGACGAGACCCTGGCCGAGCGTGACGAGCAGGGCCGCATCACGCATTATCAGGGCATCGTCATGGACATCACCGCCCGCCGGCAGGCCGAGGATGCCTTGCGGCAGGCAAATCTCATCGTGGAGCGCAGTCCCATCATCCTGTTTCGTCGCACGGCCGGCGCCACGGGGCTGGAGTACGTCTCCCAGAACGTCTCGCGCTACGGCTACGATCCCGAGGCCCTGCGCCTGGGCACCTTGTCCTTTCTGGACATCGTGCATCCCGAGGATCACGCCAGCCTTGTCAGCCAGGTTCGCGCCGCCCGGCTGGCCGGCAAGGACGAGTACGCCATGCGCTACCGCATCCGCACCGCCACGGGGGAATTGCGGTGGATCGACGACGTGACCACCGTGGATTTTGACGCCCGCGGCGAGCCCCTGCACTACCAGGGCGTCCTGGCGGATGTCACCGAGCGGGTCCGGGCCGAGGAGGCCTTGCGCAAGAGCGAGGAAAAACACCGCCGCATCCTGGAGACGGCCGCCGAAGGCTTCATCATGATGGATGCGGAACTGCGGCTGGTTTCCTGCAATGAGGCCTACGCCGCCATGCTCGGCTACTCGCCGCACGAGCTGCTGGGCCGGCGGCCGCACGAGTGGTCCACCCCGGAGTTCCGCGCCTTTCTTGTGGCCAACCGCAAGCGCCTGCTCGCCCAGGATCGGCGGTCCTTCGAAGGCTCCCTGGTGGCCAGGGACGGCACCGTGGTGCCGGTGCTGGTGCATGGCAATACCCTGCGCGATCCAGAGGGCAATTTTCTCAACCACATTGCCTTTGTCACGGACATTTCGACCCAGAAAAAGGCCCTGGCCCTGGCCGAGGAAGTGCAGCGCAGCCTGCTGCCCAGTGGCCCGCCCCGCTGGAACGGCCTGGAAGTGGCCGGCCGCATGGCGGCCAGCGAGAGCATCGGCGGCGACTATTACGACTATTTCGACCTCCCGGCCAGTTATCCCGGCTGGCTGGGCGTGGTGGTGGGGGATATTGCCGGCCATGGCGTGGACGCCGCCCTGCTCATGACCACAGCCCGGGCCTTCCTGCGGCAGCGCGTGCAACTGCCCGGCGAGCTGGCCGAGGTGATGATGGACCTCAACCGCGCCCTGGTGCGGGACATGGGCGATTCCGGCCGGTTCATGACCTGCTTTCAACTGCTCATCAATTGTTGCGAGCACCATCCCGAAGCCCTGACCCGGCTGTGCTGGGTGCGCGCCGGGCACGATCCGGCCCTGCTCTACGATCCGGAGACGGACTGCTTTACCGAGCTGGACGGCCCCGGCCTGCCTCTGGGCATTGTGGAAGACTATCCCTTCGAGTCCAGGACACTGGACAGCATCCGCCCCGGCATGGTCATCGCCGTGGGCACCGACGGCATCTGGGAGGCCATGGACACCCAGGGCCAGCTGTACGGCAAGGAGCGCTTCAAGGAGGTGCTGCGCCGGCACAGCCGGGCCTCGGCCGTGGACATGGTGGACGCCGTGTTCCAGGACGTGGGCCGGTTCTGCCAAGGCGTGCGCTTTCAGGACGACGTGACATTAGTGATCATCAAACTGGTTGGAGCTGTGCCCCATGCATGA
- a CDS encoding Lcl C-terminal domain-containing protein, with the protein MPHLPPYLHTGQQLTFDAQGQPLPAPDPVQDGAHAPGRSLLQDRFHVVGELAEDRLTGLVWPRCARPFGEPQHWEEARQAIAAWNAEARHGHADWRLPTRRELRTLVDHARRLPAFPEDHPFTDVFPGWHWTDTPWADDPDYAWRLQFEGGRLFFGRKDEYSLTLPVRGRCEFLAAAPVEPRFETTQDGLVRDCLTGLLWDRDAGGMRMTTWNMACSLAHARRQASGQPWRLPTINELETLVDATRAYPALPAGHPFGRVADACWSGTTSGVDPAWAFCLYTGKGAVGVGFKPHPEFTVWLVR; encoded by the coding sequence ATGCCCCACCTGCCGCCCTATCTGCACACCGGCCAGCAGTTGACCTTTGACGCCCAGGGCCAGCCCCTGCCGGCCCCGGATCCTGTGCAGGATGGCGCGCATGCGCCGGGCCGGTCCCTGCTGCAGGACCGCTTTCACGTGGTCGGCGAGCTGGCGGAGGATCGCCTGACCGGCTTGGTCTGGCCGCGCTGCGCCCGGCCCTTCGGCGAACCCCAGCACTGGGAGGAGGCCCGCCAGGCCATCGCCGCCTGGAACGCCGAAGCCCGCCACGGCCATGCCGACTGGCGGCTGCCCACCCGCCGGGAGCTGCGCACCCTGGTGGACCATGCCCGGCGTCTGCCTGCCTTTCCCGAAGACCATCCCTTCACCGACGTCTTTCCCGGCTGGCACTGGACCGACACCCCCTGGGCCGATGATCCGGACTATGCCTGGCGGCTGCAGTTCGAGGGCGGCCGGCTGTTCTTCGGTCGCAAGGACGAGTATTCCCTGACCCTGCCCGTGCGCGGCCGTTGTGAGTTCCTTGCCGCCGCGCCGGTCGAACCGCGGTTCGAGACGACGCAGGACGGACTGGTGCGCGACTGCCTGACCGGCCTGCTGTGGGATCGCGACGCCGGCGGCATGCGCATGACCACCTGGAACATGGCCTGTTCCCTGGCCCATGCCCGCCGGCAGGCCTCGGGCCAGCCCTGGCGGCTGCCCACCATCAACGAGCTGGAAACCCTGGTGGACGCCACCCGCGCCTATCCGGCCCTGCCGGCGGGGCATCCCTTCGGCCGCGTGGCCGATGCCTGCTGGTCCGGCACCACCAGCGGCGTGGACCCGGCCTGGGCCTTCTGCCTGTACACGGGCAAGGGCGCGGTGGGCGTGGGGTTCAAGCCGCATCCGGAATTCACCGTCTGGCTGGTGCGTTGA
- a CDS encoding MotA/TolQ/ExbB proton channel family protein has product MAQFDLLTHVAGSTLVVQAEYLLLLGMSLGSWAAMFWKIRQYGRAGRQIRRDLTVFRRAARLPEAVQAVGRDRDSPSLAVVREAVHEYKQLEKLEASPGEVARIILENVRWGLRDEQAAQIARLAVSLNFLAMCASAAPLLGLFGTVWGIFHSFQGFAELNPGTLQIVGKGLAEALGTTIAGMLVAIPAAIGHNMLLGWLADLDAALGDLGTRFLFLLRQELGVPHKEEDAAGLARSGHPGQPGPPPGKPRRLFFRLPGVGRRDAPTDDDLPT; this is encoded by the coding sequence ATGGCGCAATTCGATCTGCTGACACATGTGGCCGGATCCACGCTGGTGGTCCAGGCGGAATATCTGCTGCTCCTGGGCATGAGCCTGGGATCCTGGGCCGCGATGTTCTGGAAGATCCGGCAGTATGGCCGGGCCGGCCGGCAGATTCGGCGCGATCTGACGGTCTTTCGTCGGGCTGCACGACTGCCCGAGGCCGTGCAGGCCGTGGGCCGGGACAGGGACTCCCCCTCCCTGGCCGTGGTCCGCGAGGCCGTGCACGAATACAAGCAGTTGGAAAAGCTGGAAGCCTCCCCCGGCGAAGTGGCGCGCATCATCCTGGAGAACGTCCGCTGGGGCCTGCGGGACGAGCAGGCCGCCCAGATCGCCCGTCTGGCCGTGTCCCTGAATTTTCTGGCCATGTGTGCCAGCGCCGCGCCGCTTCTGGGGCTGTTCGGCACGGTCTGGGGGATTTTCCATTCCTTCCAGGGATTCGCCGAGCTGAATCCCGGCACGCTGCAGATTGTGGGCAAGGGTCTGGCCGAGGCCCTGGGCACCACCATTGCCGGCATGCTGGTAGCCATCCCGGCGGCCATCGGTCACAACATGCTGCTCGGCTGGCTGGCGGATCTGGATGCCGCCCTGGGCGATCTGGGCACCCGGTTCCTCTTTCTGCTGCGCCAGGAACTGGGCGTGCCGCACAAGGAGGAGGACGCCGCCGGCCTCGCCAGATCCGGCCACCCTGGCCAGCCCGGCCCGCCCCCGGGCAAGCCGCGGCGGCTGTTCTTCCGGTTGCCGGGCGTGGGCCGGCGCGATGCCCCCACCGACGACGATCTGCCCACCTGA
- a CDS encoding EF-hand domain-containing protein translates to MSNIAIILIILAAMIIAAPVAAQPGAGMSRGQEFIFRKMDTNRDGTVDQQEYQAAMQERFNQTDANHDGVLTQEEMAARMTQLQELRRMRQQGGGAE, encoded by the coding sequence ATGAGCAACATCGCCATCATCCTCATCATTCTTGCCGCCATGATCATCGCTGCCCCGGTGGCTGCGCAGCCGGGCGCAGGCATGTCCCGCGGCCAGGAATTCATCTTCCGCAAAATGGACACGAACCGCGACGGCACGGTGGATCAGCAGGAATATCAGGCAGCCATGCAGGAACGGTTCAACCAGACCGACGCCAACCACGACGGCGTGCTGACCCAGGAAGAGATGGCCGCGCGCATGACCCAGCTGCAGGAACTGCGGCGCATGCGGCAGCAGGGCGGGGGGGCGGAATAG
- a CDS encoding PAS domain S-box protein yields the protein MGNQSEQYRLLLVEDDSISAKTIGFMLKRLGHELVGVAATGEQALALAAEHLPDMVLLDVRLEGDMDGLEVAHRLRTSAATRGMSIMFLTGMEPYEQMERALPVADCFIQKPVKFADLSANMHICVQRRRLEQRLAASDRRYQALVQDAPVGIYQARLGGGLVTVNPALARMLGYDSPEELLAAMTNPAAQLYVDDTRREEFTRLLHTVGEVRDFESEVYGRDGDIFWIQEQAALTADAVGEPLVEGFVINITARKDAELERDVTLHLLRQTLDALPDPVALVDDEQHVILGNLALCKAMGVPAPCGLANRAFSELLAPRSRKAWDAVFSRFVQDGQMRQVRLLLAGNAGWYVFTLSPYGNPSGERIGAVCQGRFVAPEVLPLGREGA from the coding sequence ATGGGCAATCAATCAGAACAGTACCGGCTGTTGCTGGTAGAAGACGATTCCATTTCGGCGAAGACCATCGGCTTCATGCTGAAGCGATTGGGGCACGAACTGGTGGGGGTGGCGGCCACGGGGGAACAAGCCCTGGCTTTGGCGGCGGAGCACCTGCCGGACATGGTGCTGCTGGATGTCCGTTTGGAAGGCGATATGGACGGGCTGGAAGTGGCCCACCGCCTGCGGACCAGCGCCGCGACACGGGGCATGAGCATCATGTTCCTCACTGGCATGGAGCCGTACGAACAGATGGAACGGGCCCTGCCCGTGGCGGACTGTTTTATCCAAAAACCGGTCAAATTTGCGGATTTGTCCGCCAACATGCATATCTGCGTCCAGCGGCGACGCCTGGAACAGCGGCTGGCAGCCAGCGACCGCCGCTACCAGGCCCTGGTGCAGGATGCGCCTGTGGGCATCTACCAGGCCCGGCTCGGCGGCGGCCTCGTGACGGTGAATCCGGCCCTGGCGCGGATGCTGGGCTATGATTCCCCCGAGGAACTGCTGGCGGCCATGACCAATCCGGCGGCCCAGCTGTATGTGGACGACACGCGGCGGGAGGAGTTCACCCGGCTGCTGCACACCGTGGGGGAAGTGCGGGATTTCGAGTCCGAGGTCTACGGCCGCGATGGCGACATCTTCTGGATCCAGGAACAGGCAGCCCTGACGGCGGATGCCGTCGGTGAGCCGCTGGTGGAAGGGTTTGTCATCAACATCACCGCCCGCAAGGATGCCGAGCTGGAACGCGACGTCACCCTGCACCTGCTGCGCCAGACCCTGGACGCCCTGCCGGATCCCGTGGCCCTGGTGGACGACGAGCAGCATGTCATCCTGGGCAACCTTGCCCTGTGCAAGGCCATGGGCGTGCCGGCCCCCTGCGGGCTGGCCAACAGGGCGTTTTCGGAACTGCTGGCCCCACGCAGCCGCAAGGCCTGGGACGCCGTGTTCTCCCGGTTCGTGCAGGATGGCCAGATGCGCCAGGTGCGGTTGCTGCTGGCGGGCAACGCCGGCTGGTACGTGTTCACCCTCTCACCGTATGGCAACCCGTCCGGCGAGCGCATCGGCGCGGTGTGTCAGGGACGCTTCGTGGCCCCGGAAGTCCTGCCCCTGGGCAGGGAAGGGGCATAG